The Caldilineales bacterium sequence GTGCTCCTCGCGGTGCAGCAATCGTCCTACGAAGCCCTCGAACAATCCCGCTCGCCCTGCCGGCAGCTCGCCCTGGGCCTGGTCGTAGGCGCCCACGATCATGAGCAGATAGTAGGGGATGGCGGCCAATTCCAACAGGTCGCGATGCTCCTCTTGCAGCGCCCGCCACAACCCTGCACCCCCTTCCGGCCCCAGATAGCGACGGGCGAAGTCCTCGATCTGGTCGGGAGTGAGCGGGTCGATCTCAACCTGCTGCACGGCCAGCTCGCCCTGATGGTCCTGGCTGCGGCAACTGAAGACCAGGCGGTTGCCGGCGGGCAGGTCGCGGGCGAAGTCGCGCCAGGCCCACATGCGCTCGCTGTAGCGCTCGCGCAGCGCCTCGTTGAGCGCGTCGCAGAGCAGGCAAAGCTGCCCCGCCTGCAAACGCTCGTGGAACTCGGCCTCGCTGCCGCCGGGCAGGGCGCCCCGCCACATGCGGGACAGGAAGGCCTCGGGCGTCTCGTGTGGCTGCTGGCTGGCCAGGCGCACGAACAGGGGCAGGCGGGCGCTGGGGGCGGGTCGGGCCGTGACCTGCAAGCGCCGCAGGGCCAGGTCGAGCGCCAGGCGGCGCAGAACCGTGGTCTTGCCGCCGCCCGGCTGCGCCAGGAGGATGAAGGCCGGGTGCTCGTCCAGCGCCTGGCGGATGTCGGGCAGGGGCACGCGTTCGATCTGTCGCTGCGGGCCTTCGCCTTTGACCAGCAGTTGGCTGAACGCGGGCGCCAGCTCCGGCGGCGGGCGGTACCCGCCGGAAAGCATCACGTAGCGCTGCTGCAGGCGCTGGATGTCGGGGGTGATGCACAGCCGGGCCAGGTAGCAAGCCTCGCGCTCGGCAGGCCCGGCCGGAGGCGCCGCCGCCAGGTAGCGGCCGAGCGCATCGGCCTGGGCCAGGCTGACGGTCAGGCCGCGTTCGCCGGCGCTGACGCTGCCATTGGCCACCTGCACATCCCGGCTGCGCAGCAGTGCCAGCAATTCGGCCAACAGCGCTTCCATCTCGGCGCCGCTGAATTGGACGTCCAGGTGCAGGTCGCGGCCGACAAAGGTCTGGGCATGGACGTCCCGGTAGGAGGTGGCCTGGGGGTCTGGGGAGGGCATGGCCGGGCGGCGAGTGACGCGAGTGTAGGGAATGAGACGATTGCCGGTTAGTTTAGCACAGATTGCACGCTTGTATTAACCTCATCTTTCTCATGACCCCGCCCCCCGTGCCCAACAACCCACAGCTTGCCCGTTACGACCCGCCGTGGAGGCTGCCGTTTTTCAGGCGCAACGAGATGCTTATTGCCTGCCGCTGATGTGCGCAATACCAAGATCGGAAGTCGTTGTGCCTGCTCTTGTCCTACAGGTCTATCGCATTGGCTAACCAACCGTAAGAAACGCATCGAGCGTAATGATCACAATACCTGCGCAGATGGCCTTCAGCCGTTTGGGTCTCGCCAAGTCCATCCCTTGCACCCACGACGCACAGCTCCGGTGATTAATTCACGCCAACTCGATCCGTAATTGCCGGCCCACAGCGCTCGCCAGGCGCTCCAGGGATTCGAGAGTGACAGCGGTATTGTCTGGATCGAGTAGCCGATCGATCTGTGACCGGCTCGTTTGCATCTTCTCGGCTAGTTGAACCTTGCTGATCTTGGACGCCTTCATGGCGTCATTCAACTGCAGCGTAAGCAGCCGCTTATGTGCTTTGCCTGTTGCTTCCTCAAGGAAGCCTTCTGCGCTCAGAAAGTCATCGAAATCGCTACCGGTGTATTTGTTCATGATATTATCCATTGAGCCAGAGATTCCTTCGATCGCGAGCCAGTTCGAGGTCCTGCAATGGCGTTTTCTGGGCTTTCTTGATGAACCCGTGCAGCAGGGCCATCTCGTCGGATCGGACTGTGAAGCAAATGCGTGCAATTCGCCCAGACGATAAATGGCTGCGTAACTCCCATAGATCGGACTCAAGTTTTCTGACCAGAGGCATGCCAAGCAGCCAACGAAACTGCAAAAGCTTGACATCCTCGCCAATGACCTTCCGGTCTTCTTTGTCAAGCTCCAGCAGCCACTCCCGAACTGGTTCCCGGCCAGATTCGGTACGAAAGAAAACAACTCGCAGAACGAGGCGGTCGCTCATGTTCGAAGAATGTACCACACAAGGTACACTTTGTCAAATACAATGGCTCACTAATCGCACCTACTATCCAACCAGGGTCAGCGACTGCTCTCCAAAATCGCCCATCTACACCCCCGCCGTCAAAATATCCAAACACCGCAGCACGTTCTCGCGCCAGGCGCCGGCCTCATCGATCCTCACCCACAGCGCCTGGCTGCCCACATGCGCAGCCTGCCCCAGCTGATATTGCAGCCGCTCGCGCGCCAACCGGGCCACGGCCGGGCTGCGGATGGTCAACTGCTGGTCGTCGCGACCGATGTTCGTCACCCCGGCCCGCAACGCCATCACCTTCACCTTGACCTGGTAGAGCAAATTCTCCACCGCCGCCGGCAGGGGGCCGAAACGGTCGATCAGCTCCTGGCTCATCTCGTCGATCTCGCCGGGCGTGTGCAGCCCGGCGATGCGGCGATACAACTGCAAACGCAGCATCTCGTCGTCGATGAAATCGGCCGGCAGCCCGGCATCCAGCGGCAGGTCGAGCTGCACCGATGGCCCCATCGGGTCCACCAACGCGGCCACATCGATGGCCCCGGCCGGCAGCCTGCCCTCGTCGCGCATCTCCTCCACCGCCTGCGCCAGCAGCCGCACATAGAGGTCGAAGCCAACGGCGGCAATGTGGCCGTGCTGCCGCGCCCCCAGCAACTCGCCGGCGCCGCGGATCTCCAGGTCGCGCATGGCGATGCGGAAGCCGGCGCCCAGGTCGCTGGCCTCCTGGATGGCTTCCAGACGGCGGCGGGCGTCGGGCAGCAACGACTTGTGCCGGTCATAGAGCAGATAGGCATAGGCCCGCACCGCCCCCCGCCCCACCCGCCCGCGCAGCTGATAGAGCTGCGCCAGCCCGAACGTATCGGCCTTGTTGATGATGATCGTATTGGCGTTGGGGATGTCGAGACCGCTCTCGATGATCGTTGTGCAGACCAGGACATCGAACTCATCCTCGGCGAAGGCCAGCATCGTCCGCTCCAGCTCGCGTTCGGGCATCTGGCCGTGGCCGACGGCCACGCGCGCCTCTGGCGCCAGCTTGCGGATGCGATTGGCGAGTTGCTCGATGCCCTGGACGCGGTTGTGGACGAAGAACACCTGGCCGTTGCGGTCCAGCTCGCGCAGGATGGCGTTGCGGATCAGGGTTTCGTCGTAGAAGCCGACAAAGGTCTGGATGGGCAAGCGCTCTTCGGGCGGGGTGTCGATGGTGCTGAGGTCGCGCACCCCGGTCAGGCTCATGTACAGGGTGCGGGGGATGGGCGTGGCCGTGAGGGTCAGCACATCCACCTGGCTGCGCAGCTGCTTGATCCGTTCCTTGTGCGTGACGCCGAAGCGTTGCTCCTCATCCACGATCAGCAACCCCAGGTCCTTGAAAGCCACATCTTTCGACAGCAGGCGGTGCGTGCCGATGACGACATCGATGCTGCCATCGCTCAGCCGGTCGATGGTCTCTTGCTGCTGCCGGGGCGTGCGAAAGCGCGAGAGCATGTCCACCTGGACGGGAAAGGCCCGCAGCCGCTCGCCAAAGGTCTTGAAATGCTGTTGGGCCAGGACGGTGGTGGGGACCAGCACCGCCACCTGGGTGTTGTCCATGATCGCCTTGAAGGCCGCCCGCAGCGCCACCTCCGTCTTGCCATAGCCCACATCGCCGCAGATCAGCCGGTCCATGGGGCGGGCCTTCTCCATGTCTTCCTTCACCGCTTCGATGGCCACCAACTGGTCTTCGGTCTCGACATAAGGGAAGGCCGCCTCGAGTTCGTGCTGCCATTCGGTGTCGGGGCCGAAAGCATGGCCGGGCAACGACTCGCGGCGGGCATACAGCACCAGCAATTCGTCGGCGATCTCGGCCACCGCTTTCTTCGCCCTGGCTTTCACCAGCCCCCAGTCGGCCGTGCCCAGCCGGTTGAGGATGGGGGCGCTGTCGCCGGGGCCAACATAGCGCGCCAGCCGGTCGGCCTGGTGCACGGGCACGTAGAGGCGGTCGGTCTGGGCGTAGTCCACTTGCAGATAGTCGCGGGACAGGCCGTCGAGGTTGAGCTTGACCAGGCCGGCGAAGCGGCCGATGCCGTGCTCGATGTGGACGACATAATCGCCGGGGTGGATGTCGGCAAAGAACGTCTCCGGCGCGACCGGGCGGGGCTGGCGGCTGCGACGGGTGCGGGCCTTGCCCCAGCCGAAAAGCTCGGCATCGGTGAGGAAGAGCAGCTCGGCAGGGCCGAGGGGATCGCCCATGCGCCAGCCTTCGTCGAACTGCCCCTGCACCAGGCTGGCCCCGCCCGCCGGCGGCGTCCCGCTCAAGTCGCTCGACACGCCCAACGGCCGCCCTTCTTCCTGGAAGAGATCGGCCAGCCGCGCCGCCTGGCGTGTGACCATGACCACGCTGCTGCCCTGGCCCTGGCTGGCCTGCACCTGCTCGACCACGCGCTTGAGCTGCCCGCCCCAGCGCGGCCCCAGATGGAAAAGCCGGCCCAACGCCGAAGCAGTGCTGGTGGTGTGCCCATCCAGCTTGCCCTGGCCGAGGATGAGCGGTTGCCGGGCCTCGATCTGCGGTCGTAAGACCTCCCAGGGGAGGTAGGGCCGGATGAAGCCCTGGGCCAGATCACCGCTCTTGATCAGGTCGGCCTGCACCTGCAACGCCTGGCCTTCGAGGTCGAGGGCGACGGCGGCCAGGTCAGCGGCGGCGTCGATCAGCAGCAGCCCCTCGTCGGGCAGATAGTCGAGCAGGGTGGCGGGCTGGGGATGGAGGTAGGGCAGATAGAACTCGACCCCGCGAAAAGCCGCGCCCGCGGCCAGTTGCTCGGCCTCGCGCTGAAGCTCGAACTGGGCGGGCGGGTGGCAGTTGGCGGCGTCCAGGGACAGGAGGGCGGCCGCAGCCGCGGGGCCGTTTTCCAGGATGGCCTCGGAGCCGGGGCCGATGAGGAGGCGGTCGAAGGTCGAGCCGGGCAGGGTGCGTTGGCTGGAGGGGTCGAAGCGGCGCAGGCTGTCCACCTCGTCGCCCCATAGCTCGATCCGGGCCGGGTAAGCCTCGTTGGGCGGCCAGATGTCGATGATCCCGCCCCGCCGGCTGAAAACGCCCGCTTCCTCGACCACGGCCGCCTGCTGGTATCCCGCCTTCAACCAGCGCCCCAACAAGGTCTGCATCTCGATCACGTCCCCGCGGCGGAGGGAGCGCAAGGTGCGCCGGAAGAGCGACAGCGGGGCGGTGGGCTGCATCAAGGCCCGCACCGAGGCCACCACCACCGGCGGTTGGCCTTCGGCGCCGGGTCGGCCCCACCCCGCCAGCGCCGCCAGGGCGGCAATGCGCGCCTGGCGCGTTTCTTGCGACCAGGCGATGCGCTCGAAGGGGAGGCCGTCGGGGTCGGCAAACAGTCTCACGCCGGCGTCATCGCCCAGCCAGGCGCGGCCTTGCTCCACCAGCTGCCGGGCCGTGTCCACTTTGGCCGTGAGGATGACGATCGGCCGGCCTTCGGCCGCCAGCGCCGCGGCGACGAAGCTGCGCGCAGAGGCGACGATGCCCAGGGGATAGCGCGGCGTTTCGCCGGCTGCGATCTGCGAAACCAGATCGCGAAAGGCGGTGTGGCGGCGCAGCAGGGGGGGCAGGCCGCTGAGGTCGAGCGAGGCGGCGGGCGAAATGCGCTCAGTGGTCATCAGTCGCGGTGGAAGCGGTTCGTTTGGGGTGGGCGGATGGGCAGGATGGGCGGATTCAGTCGCGGTTGAAACGGTTCATGGCTGTGGCCAGGCCGTCGCTCAGCCAGATTTCGAGGGCTTGTACGGCTTGGGCACGAGCCGGGGTCATCAGCTCTTCTTCGGCGGCGGTGAAGTTTTCCAGCACATAGTCGGCGGGGTCCATCTGGCCGGGCGGGCGGGCAATGCCCACGCGCAGGCGGGGGAACTGGTCGTTGCCCAGGCGTTGGATAAGCGAGCGCATGCCGTTGTGTCCCCCGGCGCCGCCAAAAGGCCGCAGCCGCAGTTTGCCCAGGGGCAGGTCGAGGTCGTCGCAAACCACCAGGATGTCGGCGAGGGCGATCTTGTAGAACGAGGTCAGGGATTGCACGGGCGGGCCGCTCAGGTTCATGTAGTCTTGCGGCTTGACGAGTAGGACGCGCTCGTCGCCGACCGTTCCCTGGGCCACCCGGGCCTTGAATTGCAGTTTGTCGAAACCCAGGCCGTGGGCGGCGGCGAAAGCATCGGCGATCTGAAAGCCGATGTTGTGGCGGTTGCGGGCGTAGTGCGGGCCGGGGTTGCCCAGGCCGACGATCATCTTCATGGCAGGGTCACAGAGACCCTAAAGGTTTCCAAAACCTTTAGGGTCTGCCTCATCGATCAGAGACCCTAAAGGTTTCCAAAACCTTTAGGGTCTGGCTCATCGGCCAGCGAGCAGGCGATAGTACAACCAGGTCAGCAGATGTTTGACGCCGAAGAAGACGCCGATGGCCAGGAAGACGAGGAGGACGGCGCCGCCCCCGCGCACGAAGGCATCGCCGAGGCTGCCGATGCGGGCGGTGAGCACGGCCAGGCCGCTGGCGTCGCCTTCGCCGCCCGAGGTGTTGCTATCGCCGCCCGACTGGCCGGCGGCAACGGCGGTGGCGGTGGCCGATGGGGCCGGGGTGGGGGTGGGGATCTGGGGGGTGAGGATGACGGCGGTGGCGGTGGCCGGTTTGGGGGTGGGGGTGACGGTGGGGGTGGGCGTCACCTGGCCGGTGGGGGTGGGCGGCGGGCCGGCGTTGGCCACCTGTACGCGCACGACGAAGTACTCGTCGTAGTTGCCATCGCGCCGGACGACGCGCAACCGCAGGGTGTAGGGGCCGTCGGCGACGGTGCGGGTGTCCCACCGACCGAGGACGCCGGCGATGACCGGGGCCTCGGCGCCGGCGAGATCGAAGAAGTTCTGGGTGCCAAAGGGGGCCGCGGCCAGCTCATATTTCCAGAAGTCAGAGTGGTTGGCCGTGCCCTGGATGCTGACGACATCGCGCAGGGTTTCTGTCTCGGGCGGGTAGCTGATGCCGGGGCCTTGGGCATGGACGGCGGCGACGATGGCAAAGAGAAGCAGGAGGATGAGGGGCAGAAGGCGTTTCA is a genomic window containing:
- a CDS encoding heme-binding protein; amino-acid sequence: MTPPPVPNNPQLARYDPPWRLPFFRRNEMLIACR
- the mfd gene encoding transcription-repair coupling factor encodes the protein MTTERISPAASLDLSGLPPLLRRHTAFRDLVSQIAAGETPRYPLGIVASARSFVAAALAAEGRPIVILTAKVDTARQLVEQGRAWLGDDAGVRLFADPDGLPFERIAWSQETRQARIAALAALAGWGRPGAEGQPPVVVASVRALMQPTAPLSLFRRTLRSLRRGDVIEMQTLLGRWLKAGYQQAAVVEEAGVFSRRGGIIDIWPPNEAYPARIELWGDEVDSLRRFDPSSQRTLPGSTFDRLLIGPGSEAILENGPAAAAALLSLDAANCHPPAQFELQREAEQLAAGAAFRGVEFYLPYLHPQPATLLDYLPDEGLLLIDAAADLAAVALDLEGQALQVQADLIKSGDLAQGFIRPYLPWEVLRPQIEARQPLILGQGKLDGHTTSTASALGRLFHLGPRWGGQLKRVVEQVQASQGQGSSVVMVTRQAARLADLFQEEGRPLGVSSDLSGTPPAGGASLVQGQFDEGWRMGDPLGPAELLFLTDAELFGWGKARTRRSRQPRPVAPETFFADIHPGDYVVHIEHGIGRFAGLVKLNLDGLSRDYLQVDYAQTDRLYVPVHQADRLARYVGPGDSAPILNRLGTADWGLVKARAKKAVAEIADELLVLYARRESLPGHAFGPDTEWQHELEAAFPYVETEDQLVAIEAVKEDMEKARPMDRLICGDVGYGKTEVALRAAFKAIMDNTQVAVLVPTTVLAQQHFKTFGERLRAFPVQVDMLSRFRTPRQQQETIDRLSDGSIDVVIGTHRLLSKDVAFKDLGLLIVDEEQRFGVTHKERIKQLRSQVDVLTLTATPIPRTLYMSLTGVRDLSTIDTPPEERLPIQTFVGFYDETLIRNAILRELDRNGQVFFVHNRVQGIEQLANRIRKLAPEARVAVGHGQMPERELERTMLAFAEDEFDVLVCTTIIESGLDIPNANTIIINKADTFGLAQLYQLRGRVGRGAVRAYAYLLYDRHKSLLPDARRRLEAIQEASDLGAGFRIAMRDLEIRGAGELLGARQHGHIAAVGFDLYVRLLAQAVEEMRDEGRLPAGAIDVAALVDPMGPSVQLDLPLDAGLPADFIDDEMLRLQLYRRIAGLHTPGEIDEMSQELIDRFGPLPAAVENLLYQVKVKVMALRAGVTNIGRDDQQLTIRSPAVARLARERLQYQLGQAAHVGSQALWVRIDEAGAWRENVLRCLDILTAGV
- a CDS encoding helix-turn-helix domain-containing protein; this translates as MNKYTGSDFDDFLSAEGFLEEATGKAHKRLLTLQLNDAMKASKISKVQLAEKMQTSRSQIDRLLDPDNTAVTLESLERLASAVGRQLRIELA
- the pth gene encoding aminoacyl-tRNA hydrolase gives rise to the protein MKMIVGLGNPGPHYARNRHNIGFQIADAFAAAHGLGFDKLQFKARVAQGTVGDERVLLVKPQDYMNLSGPPVQSLTSFYKIALADILVVCDDLDLPLGKLRLRPFGGAGGHNGMRSLIQRLGNDQFPRLRVGIARPPGQMDPADYVLENFTAAEEELMTPARAQAVQALEIWLSDGLATAMNRFNRD
- a CDS encoding type II toxin-antitoxin system RelE/ParE family toxin is translated as MSDRLVLRVVFFRTESGREPVREWLLELDKEDRKVIGEDVKLLQFRWLLGMPLVRKLESDLWELRSHLSSGRIARICFTVRSDEMALLHGFIKKAQKTPLQDLELARDRRNLWLNG